The proteins below are encoded in one region of Rhizobium sp. 9140:
- the fabG gene encoding 3-oxoacyl-[acyl-carrier-protein] reductase, which translates to MLDLTGRKALVTGASGGIGEEIARILHAQGATVGLHGTRVEKLEELGNALGERVHLFPANLSDRDAVKALGEKAESELGGVDILVNNAGITKDGLFVRMSDADWDAVLEVNLTAVFRLTRELTHPMMRRRHGRIINITSIVGVTGNPGQANYCAAKAGMIGFSKSLAQEIATRNVTVNCVAPGFIESAMTGKLNDKQKDAIMGAIPMKRMGTGAEVASAVAYLASNEAAYVTGQTIHVNGGMAMI; encoded by the coding sequence ATGCTCGACCTGACAGGCCGTAAAGCCTTGGTGACCGGCGCCTCCGGCGGCATCGGTGAAGAGATTGCCCGTATCCTGCACGCGCAGGGCGCGACCGTCGGTCTGCACGGCACGCGCGTCGAAAAGCTCGAAGAACTTGGCAATGCGCTCGGCGAGCGCGTGCACCTGTTCCCGGCCAACCTGTCGGATCGGGATGCTGTTAAGGCGCTGGGAGAGAAGGCGGAAAGCGAACTCGGCGGCGTCGATATTCTCGTCAACAATGCCGGTATCACCAAGGACGGCCTGTTCGTCCGCATGAGCGATGCCGACTGGGACGCCGTGCTGGAAGTCAATCTGACCGCCGTGTTCCGGCTGACCCGAGAGTTGACCCATCCTATGATGCGCCGCCGCCATGGCCGCATCATCAACATCACCTCCATCGTCGGCGTCACCGGCAATCCCGGGCAGGCCAACTACTGCGCCGCCAAGGCCGGCATGATCGGCTTTTCGAAATCGCTCGCACAGGAAATCGCGACCCGCAACGTGACGGTCAACTGCGTCGCGCCGGGTTTCATCGAAAGCGCGATGACCGGCAAGCTGAACGACAAGCAGAAAGACGCGATCATGGGCGCCATCCCCATGAAGCGCATGGGTACCGGTGCGGAGGTGGCCAGCGCAGTCGCCTATCTCGCCTCCAACGAGGCGGCCTACGTCACGGGCCAGACGATCCACGTCAATGGCGGCATGGCGATGATCTGA
- a CDS encoding acyl carrier protein, producing the protein MSDIAERVKKIVIDHLGVDAEKVTEGASFIDDLGADSLDTVELVMAFEEEFGVEIPDDAADSILTVGDAVKFIEKAQA; encoded by the coding sequence ATGAGCGACATCGCAGAACGCGTAAAGAAAATTGTCATTGATCATCTTGGCGTCGATGCCGAAAAGGTAACTGAAGGCGCAAGCTTCATCGACGATCTCGGCGCGGACTCGCTCGACACGGTCGAACTGGTCATGGCCTTCGAAGAAGAATTCGGCGTTGAAATTCCGGACGACGCTGCCGATTCGATCCTGACCGTTGGCGACGCCGTCAAGTTCATCGAGAAGGCCCAGGCTTAA